In the uncultured Methanobacterium sp. genome, one interval contains:
- the frhB gene encoding coenzyme F420 hydrogenase subunit beta yields MVLGTYKEVVAARSTDKQIQKLAQDGGIVSGLFCYALDEGLIDGAVVAGPSDVMWKPEPMVAMSSDEILAAAGTKYTFSPNVWMLKKAVRQYGLEKLGTVAIPCQSMGIRKMQSYPFGVKNVADKIALMLGIFCMENFPYESLRTFISEKAGVDFDLVEKMDIGKGKFWIETADQTLSIPLKETHGYEQNGCKVCLDYVAELADVSTGSVGTPDGWSTVFVRTDAGETIFKQAVEAGVIETKPMDDVKPGLGLLEKLATDKKTKAMKVIDERKAMGLPVPFKGSAEKEDPLANV; encoded by the coding sequence ATGGTATTAGGAACCTACAAAGAAGTTGTTGCAGCAAGATCAACTGATAAACAGATCCAAAAATTAGCCCAGGATGGAGGAATAGTATCCGGTCTATTCTGCTACGCCCTAGATGAAGGACTCATTGATGGTGCAGTAGTAGCTGGACCATCAGATGTAATGTGGAAACCAGAACCAATGGTTGCCATGTCCTCAGATGAGATACTAGCCGCCGCTGGAACTAAATACACCTTCTCCCCTAACGTATGGATGCTCAAAAAAGCAGTCCGACAGTATGGTCTAGAGAAACTTGGAACCGTAGCCATACCCTGTCAGAGCATGGGAATCCGAAAAATGCAATCTTACCCATTCGGAGTAAAAAACGTGGCAGATAAAATTGCCTTAATGTTAGGTATTTTCTGCATGGAAAACTTCCCATATGAGTCCCTCAGGACTTTCATCTCAGAAAAAGCAGGAGTGGACTTCGACTTAGTGGAAAAAATGGACATAGGCAAAGGTAAATTCTGGATTGAAACTGCCGACCAAACTCTGAGCATACCACTCAAAGAAACTCATGGATACGAACAGAATGGATGCAAAGTTTGTCTGGATTACGTAGCAGAACTAGCTGATGTATCAACTGGTTCAGTTGGAACCCCAGACGGCTGGTCCACAGTCTTCGTCAGAACCGATGCCGGTGAAACCATATTCAAACAGGCTGTTGAAGCTGGAGTCATTGAAACCAAACCAATGGATGATGTGAAACCAGGTCTAGGTCTACTTGAAAAACTGGCCACCGACAAGAAAACCAAAGCCATGAAAGTAATCGATGAAAGGAAAGCCATGGGCTTACCTGTACCTTTCAAAGGCAGTGCCGAAAAAGAAGACCCACTAGCAAACGTATAA
- the frhD gene encoding coenzyme F420-reducing hydrogenase, FrhD protein yields the protein MPYSAEIIVVGCGNILFADDGFGPEVIKALGEYSKEKPLPENTMIIDAGTGGPHFIFSLPHEEWKKMIVVDVAEFGAEPGTIRKFSVDELPEGSYENIHSWPVNAPLHDLAEVCEVMVIGCQPEHISAPDVEMGLTKSVEDAIPEAIKMILKEIGVS from the coding sequence ATGCCATACAGTGCAGAGATAATAGTGGTCGGATGCGGAAACATCCTTTTTGCGGATGACGGATTCGGACCAGAAGTGATAAAGGCACTTGGAGAATACTCCAAGGAAAAACCCCTGCCAGAGAATACTATGATAATAGATGCTGGTACCGGCGGCCCCCACTTTATCTTCAGTCTTCCTCATGAAGAATGGAAGAAGATGATTGTTGTGGATGTTGCAGAATTCGGAGCAGAACCTGGCACTATTCGAAAATTCAGTGTAGACGAATTACCAGAGGGGTCTTACGAAAATATACATTCTTGGCCAGTTAATGCGCCGTTACATGATTTGGCAGAAGTCTGCGAAGTTATGGTAATCGGATGCCAGCCAGAACATATCTCTGCCCCCGATGTAGAAATGGGGTTAACCAAAAGTGTGGAAGATGCCATTCCCGAGGCCATTAAAATGATATTAAAAGAAATAGGGGTTAGTTGA
- the map gene encoding type II methionyl aminopeptidase has translation MIDMYQKAGKIVKDVRELAVSEVHEGMKVLSLINLIESEIKKRGGLPAFPCNISINEVTAHYTSPTGDKTILQDGDLVKIDLGAHVDGYIADSATTVMIGSGEGPYQSGDKSYTPEKQLELIETANQALEVAISNIRAGAELGKIGGAVEEYVKSQGFLPVANLTGHSMDQWILHSGLSIPNVNEKNHHKIEEGDVLAIEPFVTDGIGVVGDMKDTFIFRFLRDRPLRLAPAKKLLDIIKLKYANLPFAQRWLKEEPGVRQLNPAMRQLISSRAIYPYHVLREKSGARVAQAEHTVIVESDGCEVITQ, from the coding sequence ATGATAGATATGTACCAAAAAGCAGGCAAAATTGTAAAAGATGTTAGAGAACTTGCAGTTAGCGAAGTTCATGAAGGAATGAAAGTTTTAAGTCTGATAAATCTCATTGAATCGGAAATTAAAAAAAGAGGAGGGTTGCCAGCTTTTCCCTGTAACATATCCATCAATGAAGTTACTGCCCATTACACCTCACCAACAGGGGATAAAACCATCCTGCAAGATGGAGATCTGGTTAAAATTGATCTGGGAGCACATGTTGATGGTTACATAGCAGATTCAGCCACCACCGTGATGATCGGCTCAGGAGAAGGTCCTTACCAATCAGGAGATAAAAGTTACACCCCCGAAAAACAGCTTGAACTTATTGAAACTGCTAATCAAGCCCTGGAAGTTGCCATCAGTAACATAAGGGCCGGTGCTGAGCTGGGTAAAATTGGTGGGGCAGTGGAAGAGTATGTGAAATCCCAGGGATTTTTACCAGTGGCCAACCTGACTGGCCACAGTATGGATCAGTGGATCCTGCACTCTGGATTATCTATACCTAACGTTAACGAAAAAAACCACCACAAAATAGAGGAAGGTGATGTTCTAGCAATTGAACCTTTCGTAACTGATGGTATTGGGGTGGTGGGAGATATGAAAGACACATTTATCTTCAGATTCCTGCGTGATCGACCTTTACGCCTGGCACCTGCCAAAAAATTGCTTGATATCATAAAATTAAAGTATGCTAACCTTCCCTTTGCCCAGAGGTGGTTAAAAGAAGAACCAGGAGTACGGCAGCTTAATCCTGCTATGAGACAGCTTATCTCTTCCCGAGCAATCTACCCTTACCATGTACTTCGAGAGAAAAGCGGTGCCAGGGTGGCCCAGGCCGAACACACGGTGATAGTGGAATCTGACGGGTGTGAGGTAATAACTCAATAA
- the frhA gene encoding coenzyme F420 hydrogenase subunit alpha, with amino-acid sequence MSEKIVISPTSRQEGHAELVMEVDDEGIVTKGRYFSITPVRGLEKMVTGKAPETAPVMVQRICGVCPIPHTLASVEAMDDSLGIEIPKAAKQLRELTLAAHHINSHAIHQFLIAPDVVPENLFTTAVESVSAIRKTAQSVVETVAGEGIHPSDVRIGGMASNISEVARKRLYARCKQLKPKLDAHVELIIGLVADKGFPEGLGVTNAPTLATDILYGDRENFDLDRFTEIMPESWYDDPEVAKRACSTIPLYDGRNVEVGPRARAAVYGGFTERGVVAQHVARALEMKTALSKCIDILGELDTSAPVMADFDVTGTNKLGVGAIEGPRGMDVHMAQVADGKTQFYSCLVPTTWNIPTMGPATEGFHHEFGPHVIRAYDPCLSCATHMIVIDDEDRSILKNEMVRI; translated from the coding sequence TTGAGCGAAAAAATAGTTATATCGCCAACCTCACGACAGGAAGGACACGCAGAGTTGGTCATGGAAGTAGATGATGAAGGAATAGTAACCAAAGGCCGATACTTCAGTATCACTCCTGTTAGAGGTTTAGAAAAGATGGTAACAGGTAAAGCCCCAGAAACCGCACCAGTAATGGTGCAGAGGATCTGTGGTGTATGTCCAATACCTCACACTTTAGCTTCAGTAGAAGCTATGGATGATTCATTAGGTATAGAAATACCAAAAGCAGCTAAACAGCTAAGAGAACTTACTCTTGCTGCGCATCACATAAACAGCCACGCTATACACCAATTCCTTATAGCTCCCGATGTTGTACCAGAAAATCTGTTCACTACCGCGGTAGAATCAGTATCTGCAATCAGAAAAACCGCCCAGTCGGTGGTGGAAACTGTTGCTGGGGAAGGAATACACCCATCAGATGTAAGGATCGGTGGAATGGCTAGTAACATAAGTGAAGTTGCAAGGAAAAGGCTATACGCCCGATGCAAACAACTCAAGCCAAAATTAGATGCTCACGTCGAGTTAATCATTGGTTTAGTCGCAGACAAAGGATTCCCAGAAGGATTAGGTGTAACAAACGCACCAACACTCGCCACTGATATATTATATGGTGACAGGGAAAACTTCGATCTGGACAGATTCACAGAAATAATGCCAGAAAGCTGGTATGATGACCCAGAAGTAGCTAAAAGAGCCTGTTCAACTATCCCGCTCTATGATGGAAGGAATGTGGAAGTAGGTCCAAGAGCTAGGGCAGCAGTGTACGGCGGATTCACCGAAAGAGGTGTAGTAGCTCAGCACGTAGCCAGAGCACTGGAGATGAAAACCGCACTATCCAAATGTATAGATATTCTGGGTGAATTGGACACATCTGCACCAGTAATGGCTGATTTTGATGTAACTGGAACTAACAAACTGGGAGTCGGTGCTATTGAAGGACCACGTGGAATGGATGTTCACATGGCTCAGGTTGCCGATGGAAAAACTCAGTTCTACAGTTGTCTGGTACCAACCACTTGGAACATACCCACTATGGGGCCTGCCACCGAAGGATTCCACCATGAATTCGGACCTCACGTTATCCGAGCCTACGACCCATGTCTGTCCTGTGCGACTCACATGATCGTAATCGACGACGAAGACCGGAGCATTCTCAAAAACGAGATGGTCAGGATATAA
- the frhG gene encoding coenzyme F420 hydrogenase subunit gamma, whose product MSILARIKSFFGMEAKPDNKASQEEVEKVAEEKAKPRIGYIHLSGCTGDGMSLTENYDILAPLLTEMVDIVYGQTLVDLWEMPEMDIALVEGSVCLQDEHSLHELKEVREKAGLVVAFGSCAATGCFTRYSRGGQQAQPNHESFVPIADLVKVDLAIPGCPPSPEIIAKTVVAVLNGDMDYLQPMMDLAGYTEACGCDLQSKVVNQALCIGCGTCAMACQTRAVSMTNGRPEINSDRCIKCGVCYVQCPRSWWPAERINQDLGL is encoded by the coding sequence ATGTCAATATTAGCCCGCATCAAATCGTTTTTTGGAATGGAGGCAAAACCTGACAATAAAGCTTCACAAGAGGAGGTTGAAAAAGTGGCTGAAGAAAAAGCTAAACCAAGAATAGGATACATTCACCTGAGTGGATGTACTGGAGATGGAATGTCGTTAACAGAGAACTACGACATCCTCGCACCGTTACTTACTGAAATGGTGGATATAGTTTACGGACAAACCCTGGTAGACCTATGGGAAATGCCTGAAATGGACATAGCCCTGGTTGAAGGATCAGTATGTCTACAAGATGAACACAGTTTACATGAACTCAAGGAAGTACGGGAAAAAGCAGGCTTAGTTGTTGCTTTCGGATCCTGCGCAGCAACTGGCTGTTTCACCCGATACTCCCGAGGAGGACAGCAAGCACAACCAAATCACGAATCATTCGTGCCAATTGCTGATCTGGTAAAAGTTGACCTGGCCATACCTGGCTGCCCACCATCACCCGAAATAATTGCCAAAACTGTAGTAGCAGTCTTAAACGGTGACATGGACTACTTACAGCCCATGATGGATCTGGCCGGTTACACCGAAGCATGTGGTTGTGACCTTCAGAGCAAAGTGGTGAACCAAGCATTATGTATTGGATGTGGAACCTGTGCCATGGCTTGCCAGACCCGTGCTGTGAGCATGACCAACGGAAGACCTGAAATAAACAGTGATCGTTGTATTAAATGTGGAGTCTGCTACGTGCAGTGCCCACGAAGCTGGTGGCCTGCTGAAAGGATCAACCAGGACTTAGGCTTATAG